The DNA region CGTGCCAGCTACGTCTGGCCCCTGGGCTCCGCCGGGTGAACTTGGATTTCTTGAGGTTTCGTCAACCATGCCTGCTCCGCGTCGAGTGAAAATTGGGCGCGGGGCGTGCGCGCCTGCGTCGGATGACGCACGCAGGCGGCCGCCCGAACATGCGCCCGATATCAGCCCCTAGGACAAAAAAATCAAGTCAGCACGCGGCTCACCAGCCGCGCCGTGTAGTCGACCATCGGAATGATACGGGCATAGTTGAGGCGAGTCGGGCCGATGACGCCGAGCACGCCGACCACCTTGCGGTCCGTATCATGGAACGGCGCCACGATCAGGGATGAGCCCGACAGAGAGAACAGCTTGTTCTCCGAGCCGATGAAAATGCGCACCCCGTCCGCATGCTCGGCGAGCCCAAGGATCTGCAGAAGATCGCGCTTCGTCTCGAGATCATCGAAGAGCTGCCGGATACGCTCGAGATCGTCGACCGCGGAGAGGTCCTTGAGCAGGTTAGCCTGCCCGCGCACGATCAGGCTCTTGCGGTCGTCGACAGTACCGGACCACTCCGCGAGCCCGGCTTTGATCACCTTCTGCGTCAGCTTGTCGAGCTCGGCCTTGGCCTTTCCGAGCTCCGCCTCGACGGCATCACGCGATTCCGCGATCGTAAGGCCCCGTATGTGCGCATTGAGGTAGTTCGCCGCTTCCACAAGTGCCGACGGCGGAAGCCCGGCCGGAATGTCGATCAGGCGGTTCTCGACATTCTGATCCTCGTCGACGAGCACGACCAGAGCCCGCGTCGGATCGATGGGAACGAAATCGATGTGCTTGAGTCGCGCCACCTGCTTCTCGGCTAGCACCACGCCGGCGCAGTGCGAGAGGCCGGAGATCATCTCGCCCGCCTCCGTCAGCACCTGATCGAGCGACTTCGTGCGCTTGACCGCGAGCTGCGCCTCGATCTGGCGCCGCTCGTCCTCGCTCAGATCTCCGACCTCGAGCAGACCGTCGACGAACATGCGCAGCCCGGATTGCGTAGGCAACCGCCCCGCCGAGGTGTGCGGCGCATAGATGAGGCCCGCGTGCTCGAGGTCGCTCATCACGTTGCGGATAGAAGCTGGCGACAGTGCCATCGGAAGTACGCGCGACAGATTGCGCGAGCCGACGGGCTCACCCGTCGCCAGATAGCTGTCGACGATCTGTCTCAGAATCGTGCGAGAACGGTCGCTGAGCTTTTTGATCTCGGATTGCGGTTCGGACATCGCTGTTCATGCCTCTCGGCGACGATACCACGGCGCCACAAGAAGCCTAAAAATGGCGGTTTCTTCCGTAAACACAAGACCTCTTCCATTGACACCGTGCTCGGATCGACGCCTGCGCGCCTGCCGTGATTGAGGTTGATCCCGCAAGTCCGCTCCCGTAGGGTCGCGCCGAAAGCGGCGGGGTTGCGGCAGTGAGCCTGGTCCTGCTCCGCACGACAATCTGCAACAATTCGCGAGCCCATATGCGCCCTTCCAAACGCCAGCCAGGCGAGCTTCGCCGCGTCTCCCTCGAACGCGCGGTCTCCATGCATGCCGAGGGCTCGTGCCTGATCAAGTTCGGCAACACGCACGTCCTGTGCACGGCGAGCCTCGAGGAGCGCATCCCGCCGTGGCTGAAGGGACAGGGGCGCGGTTGGGTCACAGCCGAGTACGGCATGCTGCCACGTGCCACCACCGACCGCACGCGCCGCGAGGCAGCAGTCGGCAACCAGTCCGGCCGCACGCAGGAAATTCAGCGCCTGATCGGCCGCGCGCTCCGCGCAGTGGTTGACCTGCCAAAGCTCGGCGAGCGGCAGATCACCATCGACTGCGACGTCATCCAGGCCGACGGCGGCACGCGCACGGCCGCCATCACCGGCGCCTGGGTAGCGCTCCACGATTGCATCCAGTGGATGAAGCTGCGCGATATGGTGAAAGAGGGCGTGCTGCGAGACCACGTCGCTGCCGTGTCCTGCGGGCTCTACAAGGGCGCGCCGGTTCTCGACCTCGACTACGCCGAGGACTCGACCGCCGACGCGGATTCGAATTTCGTGATGACGGGCGCCGGCGGCATCGTCGAGGTGCAGGGTACTGCCGAGACGCTCGCCTTCAGCCAGGAGAGCTTCGACCAGTTGATGGCACTGGCGAAGAAGGGCATCGCCGAGCTGATCGAGTTGCAGAAGCTCACGGTTGCGTAGCCGGGCGGCACTTGCATCAGCGCGCCACGGAGAGCGGCCCTGCCCAAGCGACAGATGGAGCACGATCATGCTCACCGGACATCTTGCCCTGACCGTTGCGGCCCTCTTCACTGGCGCGGCGCTTTACATCAACGTCTCCGAGCAACCCGCCCGTTTGCAGCTCGACGACCGCGCGTTGCTGACCCAGTGGAAACCGAGCTACAAGCGCGGCTTTGCCATGCAGGCTCCCTTGGCCGTAATCGGCTTCCTGCTCGGTGCAGCGGCTTGGTGGAGCACGAGCGATTGGCGCTGGCTCGCGGGCGGCGTCGTTCTGCTGGCAAACTGGCCCTTCACGCTGATAGGCATCATGCCGACGAACAATCAACTGATGGGCACCGCGCCGGAAGCCGCCGGTCCCCAAACGCGCGCCTTGATCGAACAGTGGGGCGGGCTGCACGCAGTCCGCACGTTTCTCGGCGTCTTGGCCACGGTGATATTCCTATGGGCTCTGAGCTGACAGCAAAACCCCTCGCAGTTCTCGAAAGCATTCTGTACACGCGTGACCTCGGCGTAGCGGAAGCATTTTACAATCGGCTGCTTGGCCGCGAGCCCTACGCCCGCGTCGATGGCCGTCACATCTTTTACAAACTCGAAAGCCAGATGCTCCTGATCTTCAATCCCGAAGCCACGCGAAAGCCGCCTGCGAAAGACGGTCTCCCTCTGCCACCGCACGGCGCCGAAGGCCAAGGCCACATCTGCTTTGCCGCCAGCGCATCTGACATCGACCACTGGCGCGACCATCTTGCCGACATGGGTGTTGCGATCGAAGCCGATTTCGAATGGCCGAACGGCGGCCGCTCGATCTACTTCCGCGATCCCGACGGCAATTCCATAGAATTTGCCGAACCGCGCATCTGGGGGTTCGAGGCATGAAGCAGCTCGAGCCCGGCAGCCGCCTCGTCGTGGCCAGCCACAACCCCGGCAAGGTTTGGGAGATCAAGGAGCTCATCGCGCCGTACGGCTTCGATGCCGTCTCCGCGGCCGATCTCGCGCTTTCCGAGCCCGAGGAAACGGAATCCACGTTCGAAGGCAACGCGCGCCTCAAAGCCCTAGCCGCAGCCAACCCCTCGGGCCTGCCGGCGCTCGCCGACGACTCGGGACTCGAGGTCGACGCACTCGACGGCGCTCCCGGCATCTACTCCGCCCGTTGGGCAGGCCCCGGCAAGGACTTCGCGCTCGCCATGGAGCGCGTGTACGACGCCCTCGCCGAGAAGGGCGCCTGGGACGGCCTGCCGCCACGCGCCAACTTCATCTCCGTGCTGTGCCTGGCCTGGCCCACCGGCGAGCATCGGATTTTCGAAGGCCGTGTCTACGGGACACTGCGCTGGCCGCCGCGCGGCGGCAACGGCTTCGGCTACGACCCGATCTTCGTCCCAGATGGCGACACACGCACGTTCGGCGAGATGGAGCCCGCTGATAAATACGCGATCTCCCACCGCACGCGCGCCTTCGAGGCCTTCAAGCGCCATTGCCTCGAGAAGGTCGAAGCGCGCGGGTCAGCGCCGAAGGATGGCCGCGATCTCGAGGCCCTTGAAGCCGCCGCCCGCAACCTCTCGACACAGGCCGAGCTAGCCCGCTTCATCACCGGCCTGCGCGACGACCTCGCCGAGAATGGTTCGGCTTGGCAGGCACGCGACCTCGCGGCCTTCCTGCAGGCTCTTGAAACAGCCGCCGTCACGGCCGACGTCCCCGAGCAGGAGCCCCGCTGGCGGACCCTGGCGCGGGCGCTCTTAGCAGCGAGCAAATGACCAGCGCCATACCCATAGATACGAGCGACGAGCCAGGCTTCGGCGTCTACATCCACTGGCCGTTCTGTGCCGAGAAGTGCCCCTACTGCGACTTTAACAGTCACGTGCGCTTTGGCGGATGGGACGAGCCCCACTTTCTCGCCGCCTACAGGCGCGAGCTGAATCACGTCGCGCAACTGATGGGGAGGCCGCGCGCCGTCACCTCGATTTTCTTCGGAGGCGGCACGCCGTCGCTGATGCAGCCAGCGACGGTGGCGGCAATCCTCGACCACATTGCATCACTTTGGTCGATTGCATCCGACGCCGAGATCACGCTCGAAGCCAACCCCGGCAGCGTCGAGGCCGCCCGCTTTGCCGGCTATCGCACAGCCGGCGTCAACCGCGTCTCGATCGGCGTGCAGTCGCTACGTGAAAACGATCTCAAGCGCCTCGGCCGCATCCACTCGGTTGCCGAGGCCAAGGCCGCCGTCGCCCTTGCACAGAGGACGTTCGACCGCGTCTCGTTCGATCTCATCTATGCGCGCCCGGAGCAGACCGGGTCAGACTGGCGAGCCGAGCTTGCGGAAGCTCTCGCCATGGCAAGCGGTCATCTCTCGCTCTATCAGCTCACCATCGAGGCAGGCACACGCTTCGCCGACCTCTACGATAGAGGCCGCCTGAAAATCCCCGCCGCCGAAGCAGCTCACGATCTCTATGAGCTGACGCAGGAGATGACGGCCGCGGCCAGCCTCCATCAGTACGAGATTTCGAACCACGCCCGGCCGGGCGACGAAAGCCGGCACAATTTGCTTTACTGGCGCTATGGCCCCTATGCCGGCGTTGGCCCCGGCGCCCACGGCCGCGTCGCGACACCAACCCAGCATCTCGCCACCTCGACCGAACGCAATCCAGAACGCTGGCTCGCGCGGATCGAGGAAAGAGGCCACGGCATCATCGAGACCGAAGTGCTGACGCCACAAGCCCGTACCGACGAAATGCTGCTGATGGGCTTGCGCCTCGAAGAAGGCATCGACCTCGACAGGCTCGCAGCGATAGGAGGCCTGACCCCCAGCACGTCGACCATCGAAGGATTGATGCGTCAGGGTCTCATCGAACGCTTACCCGACCATCACGAATCCGGTCTCGACGACATCCGCGCCTGCCTCGGCCCAGGCCTCGCGCCGGCGACGAGGATGGCCGCGCCATTGAGCCGCATACGCGCCACCGAAGCCGGCCGCTTTCTCTTGAACCGCCTCGTGCTCGAGCTGTCGGCAAGCCTTGAATGTAAGTAAGACGCTTCACCAAGATAAGCGCGCTCTGATGGACAATGACAGCGCCGCCCACTAAGCACGCAGGTGTGGCGAACGGGGGAGGTCCCAGCACATCATGCGGCGCATGTACGATTGGATGATGGCGCAGGCGCGCTCATCGCGGGCACCTCACGCTCTGTTCTGGGTCTCGTTCATCGAGAGCTCGTTCTTCCCGATCCCGCCGGATGTGATGCTGATCCCGATGGTGATCGCGAACCGGCTGAAGGCTTGGTTCTACGCCACGGTCGCCACACTGGGCTCCGTCATCGGCGGCGTGTTCGGCTACCTGATCGGCTTCTTCTTCTTCGAACAGATCGGCCGCCCCATCCTCGAGTTCTACGGCAAGGCCGAGAGCTTCGGCGAGTTCACGAGCTGGTTCAACGAATGGGGTGTCTGGATCCTGATCATCAAGGGCATGACGCCGTTCCCGTACAAGGTGCTGACCATCACCGCCGGTGTGACGCACATGCCGCTGCTCGAGTTCATCATCGCGAGCATCGTCGCCCGCTCCATGCGCTTCTACCTCGTCGCGGGCCTGCTCTACTTCTTCGGCGAACCGATCAGGGAGTTCATCGAGAAACGCCTGAGCCTCGTGACCACGGTCTTCGTGGTGCTATTGGTGCTGGGTTTTGTGGCCGTCAGGTATGTGTTCTAAGATCGGGGCGACGCTAGGAGGCCTCTAGCCCATGCTGACGCTCGACATCCCGGATCGCGGCGCCGCCTATCGCTACGGCGGACTCGCCCTGTTCCTTGCCGCGACAGTCATCCTGACCGCGCTCGGCTTCGAGCACCTCGGCGGCTACGCACCGTGCCCGCTCTGCCTGCTGCAGCGCTATGCCTACTACGCGGCAATCCCGCTGCTGTTCATCGCCATGGCGCTCTCGACCGAGCTGCCGCGCGTTGCCGGTTTCATCTTTTTCGCGGTGGCGCTTGCCTTCCTCGCCAACGCCGGGCTCGGCGTTTACCACGCTGGCGTGGAGTGGAAGTTCTGGCCGGGCCCCGACACCTGCGCCACGGCGCAGACACTTCCCGCTTCGCCCGCCGATCTTTTGCGCGGGCTCTCCGAATCGCGCGTCATCCGCTGTGACGAGGCGGCGTGGACGTTCGCCGGACTTTCGATGGCCGGTTGGAACGTCGTCGCCTCGCTCGTCATCTTCGCGTTCACGCTGAAAGCGGCCTTTCTCTCCGCCGCGTCGCGAGCGGAATAACGGGCCGATTCAACGCCTTCCAATTATCAACAACAGACGCCGGTCGAACAAAAATCGAGCCGGCTGAAGCATTTGCGCGCCGCGCCTGTGGCCGCGTCGCATCGAGTCAAGATCATATCAACAGGCCGTCGATTTTCCGCCCTCGCGTGGCCACAGTGTCACGGTTAATTGCTCTCATTCGCGGAACACAAAAGGAACTTCTGTTGTGAGCGTACCGCGTCGGGAGGGAAAGTCGAAGCAATGTGAGTCCGTCGCGCAACAGCGCGCGGATGTCCCGGCCGAGACAGCCACCTCCCACGAATTGGCGCAGAACAAGGGGTCTCCCCGAGCCGAGATCAGGTTTTCAACAGATGTCCGTTCCGCTGACCGGAACAAGTTGAGTGAGCGTTGCGTCAGTTGCGTATCGAGTGCCGTTGCGTTGCGTAAGCGTGAGTTGCGTACCAGTGAGTGGCGTCAAGACGTAGTTCGTAGTGCGTACCCCCCTGCTTCTCCCAAGAACATGCTGACCAGCATGTTCAAACGAATGCAGCGGGCCGCTCGGTTGAAAAAGTCTCAGCGTATCGCCGAGCGGCTCGCACCCCAGTTCAAGCGTTCCGAACTCTCGTTCTGCGTATCCGGAAAAGCGTGAGCGTATGTGCGTTCGCGGCCTGCATGGTCGTGCCCAGTGAGTGAGAGTGAGTGAAGTCGATGCACGAAGAGAGTGTGTGGCGTCCGTTGCATGAAGTTGTTGGCGTAATCCTCGAGGCAGCCCGCGACAAAGGCCAGACGCCTTCCGCCGAACCCTCGAACGAGTGAGCAGGATTGAGGCCGGGCCCTGCAAGTGTGCGTATCCCGGCCGCGAAATTCGGAAGCGCGTTCAGCTTCCAACGGTAAGGCAAGCATACCGGGCGCCTGACATCAGTCCCAGTTGGTGCCGCATGAACCGGTCGCGCGTAGCGGCACTGAGAGCCGGTGTGCTTGCCCCACGATACGTCGCGTTACAGTAGACATGAGGAGCGATCGATGATCCCCGAGCACATCAATCCGATGCAGTGGCATCAGGCCGTCGGCATTGCGCGCCAGTCCTGCGCACGCTTCTTCCGCGACGGCGCCACCGCCAAGGACGCCATGCGCGCATTCGGCGCCGACGTGGGGACCGCAGACGTTGCCGATTGGGGAAAGGCCGTCGAAGCCATTGCCCACGTGCTGTGCGCACGGCCGGAAAAGCGCGCTGCCTGAGCGCCGCTGACAGTCACGAGCGTCGTTAGACCTTCCAGTCTCGGCCCCGGCAACGGGGCCCGTTTTTTTTTGCGCAGTTTGCGGGAACGCGGAGCGGGAAATCGCTGCGCGATCGCACTACGGCTCGAGCTCGGTATCCCAGTAGAGGTAGTCGAGCCAGCTATCGTGCAGGTAGTTGGGAGGGAACAGGCGGCCGTTGCGGTGCAGTTCGAACACCGTCGGCCGGTAAGGATGCTGGAAGGGCTTCATGCCGGCAACCCACGGCATCTCGCCGCCCTTCTTGAGATTGCAGGGCGCGCATGCGGTAACGACGTTGTCCCAGCGCGTCTGCCCGCCGCGCGAGCGCGGGATCAAGTGATCGAACGTGAGGTCCTCGCGCGAATTGCAGTACTGGCACGAGAAGCGGTCGCGCAGGAACACGTTGAAGCGCGTGAACGCCGGATAAAACGCGGGTTTGACATAGGTCTTGAGCGAGACGACGGACGGCAGCCGCATCTCAAAGCTCGTGCTCCGGACCGTCCGGTCATACTCGGAGACGATGTTGACGCGGTCCAAAAAGACAGCCTTCACCGACTCCTGCCAGCTCCAGAGCGACAACGGGTAGTAGCTCAGGGGCCGGAAGTCGGCGTTGAGAACCAGTGCCGGAAAAGACTCCGGCGTGGCAGCATGAGCATTCACAAGCTTGCTTCCAGTCGGTTCTTGCGAATCGGGGCGTCACCCCCGGGTTCGGGCCCGGATACTAGCGACGCATGTCAGCTCTGTGAAGACCAAGGTCCAGGAGCAGCATTTCGGCGCTGGATCAGCGGGATAATCGAAGTTTTTACGCGGGAATCCGACGATTGGATGACCGCTCAGCCACGGTTCCGCTTGGCGTAGAACGACCAAAGGAGCAGCGCCGCGACGCCCCGCCAGGGCCGCCAGCGCTCTGCGAGAGCCTCGAGTTCGACGGCGCTCGGACGCTCCGCGAGCGCGAAAGCGCGTTGCACGGCAACCTGCAGCGCAAGATCACCCGCCGCGAAACCGTCCGCATGCCCAAGGCAGAAGAGCGTATAAATGTCGGCGGTCCACGGACCGATACCGCTGATTGCCAAGAGGTTGGCGCGAAGATCGTCGAGCGGCACCCGCGCGTCGAACGAAAGCCCCCCGGAAACGACAGCCTCCGCTGCCGCGCGCAACGTGCGGATTTTTCCCTGCGAAAGGCCCGCCGTACGCAGCGCCGCGATGTCCATGGCGAGCAGCGTCGCCGCATCGAACGGATCGACCGCAACCTCGGTACGCGACCAGATCGCCCGCGCACTGGCTTCCGAGAGCTGCTGGCCGACGACGACCCGCGCCAGCCCCGCAAACCCCGGCGAATGGCGCCGGGGTGCTGGATCGCCGACAAGGTCATGCACGCGCTTGATCGTCGGGCAGAGCTTGCGCAGCGCCCGCGTCCCCACGCGCACATCCGCCGGCGTCGTGATGAGCCGGACGGCCACCACGCGTGGCGTTTTGGCTTTCGGTGAACGAAGCTCTCCCTTCAAAGGGCAAGGCCTCCCGCTTTTCGTGGCGTGCGGCTCAAAGTAGGGTGCCGCCCAATGAAATGGAATGCCTGCCGGACAAGGCGCGGCCCAATGAAACGAGGACCGGAGATTTCGACGTGAGCCCGCGCCCCGTCCTGCGCTTCGCAC from Hyphomicrobium sp. CS1GBMeth3 includes:
- the hrcA gene encoding heat-inducible transcriptional repressor HrcA, yielding MSEPQSEIKKLSDRSRTILRQIVDSYLATGEPVGSRNLSRVLPMALSPASIRNVMSDLEHAGLIYAPHTSAGRLPTQSGLRMFVDGLLEVGDLSEDERRQIEAQLAVKRTKSLDQVLTEAGEMISGLSHCAGVVLAEKQVARLKHIDFVPIDPTRALVVLVDEDQNVENRLIDIPAGLPPSALVEAANYLNAHIRGLTIAESRDAVEAELGKAKAELDKLTQKVIKAGLAEWSGTVDDRKSLIVRGQANLLKDLSAVDDLERIRQLFDDLETKRDLLQILGLAEHADGVRIFIGSENKLFSLSGSSLIVAPFHDTDRKVVGVLGVIGPTRLNYARIIPMVDYTARLVSRVLT
- the rph gene encoding ribonuclease PH, producing the protein MRPSKRQPGELRRVSLERAVSMHAEGSCLIKFGNTHVLCTASLEERIPPWLKGQGRGWVTAEYGMLPRATTDRTRREAAVGNQSGRTQEIQRLIGRALRAVVDLPKLGERQITIDCDVIQADGGTRTAAITGAWVALHDCIQWMKLRDMVKEGVLRDHVAAVSCGLYKGAPVLDLDYAEDSTADADSNFVMTGAGGIVEVQGTAETLAFSQESFDQLMALAKKGIAELIELQKLTVA
- a CDS encoding DUF1772 domain-containing protein; translated protein: MLTGHLALTVAALFTGAALYINVSEQPARLQLDDRALLTQWKPSYKRGFAMQAPLAVIGFLLGAAAWWSTSDWRWLAGGVVLLANWPFTLIGIMPTNNQLMGTAPEAAGPQTRALIEQWGGLHAVRTFLGVLATVIFLWALS
- a CDS encoding VOC family protein, which produces MGSELTAKPLAVLESILYTRDLGVAEAFYNRLLGREPYARVDGRHIFYKLESQMLLIFNPEATRKPPAKDGLPLPPHGAEGQGHICFAASASDIDHWRDHLADMGVAIEADFEWPNGGRSIYFRDPDGNSIEFAEPRIWGFEA
- the rdgB gene encoding RdgB/HAM1 family non-canonical purine NTP pyrophosphatase yields the protein MKQLEPGSRLVVASHNPGKVWEIKELIAPYGFDAVSAADLALSEPEETESTFEGNARLKALAAANPSGLPALADDSGLEVDALDGAPGIYSARWAGPGKDFALAMERVYDALAEKGAWDGLPPRANFISVLCLAWPTGEHRIFEGRVYGTLRWPPRGGNGFGYDPIFVPDGDTRTFGEMEPADKYAISHRTRAFEAFKRHCLEKVEARGSAPKDGRDLEALEAAARNLSTQAELARFITGLRDDLAENGSAWQARDLAAFLQALETAAVTADVPEQEPRWRTLARALLAASK
- the hemW gene encoding radical SAM family heme chaperone HemW, translating into MTSAIPIDTSDEPGFGVYIHWPFCAEKCPYCDFNSHVRFGGWDEPHFLAAYRRELNHVAQLMGRPRAVTSIFFGGGTPSLMQPATVAAILDHIASLWSIASDAEITLEANPGSVEAARFAGYRTAGVNRVSIGVQSLRENDLKRLGRIHSVAEAKAAVALAQRTFDRVSFDLIYARPEQTGSDWRAELAEALAMASGHLSLYQLTIEAGTRFADLYDRGRLKIPAAEAAHDLYELTQEMTAAASLHQYEISNHARPGDESRHNLLYWRYGPYAGVGPGAHGRVATPTQHLATSTERNPERWLARIEERGHGIIETEVLTPQARTDEMLLMGLRLEEGIDLDRLAAIGGLTPSTSTIEGLMRQGLIERLPDHHESGLDDIRACLGPGLAPATRMAAPLSRIRATEAGRFLLNRLVLELSASLECK
- a CDS encoding YqaA family protein; its protein translation is MMRRMYDWMMAQARSSRAPHALFWVSFIESSFFPIPPDVMLIPMVIANRLKAWFYATVATLGSVIGGVFGYLIGFFFFEQIGRPILEFYGKAESFGEFTSWFNEWGVWILIIKGMTPFPYKVLTITAGVTHMPLLEFIIASIVARSMRFYLVAGLLYFFGEPIREFIEKRLSLVTTVFVVLLVLGFVAVRYVF
- a CDS encoding disulfide bond formation protein B, which gives rise to MLTLDIPDRGAAYRYGGLALFLAATVILTALGFEHLGGYAPCPLCLLQRYAYYAAIPLLFIAMALSTELPRVAGFIFFAVALAFLANAGLGVYHAGVEWKFWPGPDTCATAQTLPASPADLLRGLSESRVIRCDEAAWTFAGLSMAGWNVVASLVIFAFTLKAAFLSAASRAE
- a CDS encoding HNH endonuclease codes for the protein MNAHAATPESFPALVLNADFRPLSYYPLSLWSWQESVKAVFLDRVNIVSEYDRTVRSTSFEMRLPSVVSLKTYVKPAFYPAFTRFNVFLRDRFSCQYCNSREDLTFDHLIPRSRGGQTRWDNVVTACAPCNLKKGGEMPWVAGMKPFQHPYRPTVFELHRNGRLFPPNYLHDSWLDYLYWDTELEP
- a CDS encoding DNA-3-methyladenine glycosylase — translated: MKGELRSPKAKTPRVVAVRLITTPADVRVGTRALRKLCPTIKRVHDLVGDPAPRRHSPGFAGLARVVVGQQLSEASARAIWSRTEVAVDPFDAATLLAMDIAALRTAGLSQGKIRTLRAAAEAVVSGGLSFDARVPLDDLRANLLAISGIGPWTADIYTLFCLGHADGFAAGDLALQVAVQRAFALAERPSAVELEALAERWRPWRGVAALLLWSFYAKRNRG